The following DNA comes from Arthrobacter sp. SLBN-83.
CCCGCGATAGGTACACCGGACGGCCGCCCGCTGCCCGCTCCAGTTCCTCGGCGCTGGGCAGGGTGGAGTCCGCCCAGGTGGTCTCGTCCCACCCGTGGCCAAGCACCGGCCCGTTACCACCGGCCCCGGCAACCGCGTCCAGCAGGGCGCGGGCGGAGGTCACGGCCCCCAGCTGCAGTGACTCCAGGGCGATCCCGGTTTCGGTCAGGTGCACGTGCGAATCGACGAACCCAGGGGCCACCAGGGCGCCATGGAGGTCGATGACCTCCATGGAGCTGTCCGCAATGGACGATGCCGCCTGCTCCGACCCGACCCAGGCAACGGTGTCGCCGTCCACCAGCATGGCCGTGGCGAAGGGGTCTGCCGCGGTGTAGACGGACCCATTCCGGTACAACACCGGGGCGGGACGGGACGTGGCTTCAGGGCTGGGCATGGTGGGAGTGACTCCTGGGGTTTGGGCATGCCGGCGGCGGCCGGCGGTGTTAAATACGGGATTAGAGGACGGACGAGTAGGCCACGACGCCGCGGCGGATGAGGTTGATGGCTTCGGCGCAAAGCCGTGCCAGCCGCGGATCAAGGCCGGGGATCTTTGCCAGCTGGTCCAGGAGGTCCACCACCTGTTTGACCCAGCGGACAAAGTCGCCGGCCGCAAGGTCGGTGCCGCTGAGGACATCCTGCAGGTGGCGGCCGCGGGCCCACTTGTAGAGAGGCCAGACCAGGCCAAGTTCAGGCTCGCCGGTCAACGGAAGCTTGTTTTCCTCTTCCACGTCCTCAAGCGCGGACCACTCCCTCACCACGATGTCCACCGAAGTTTCCAGGGAGACGCTGGGCATGCGCGGCCGCAGTCCCCGGTCTTCGCGTTTGGCCTGGAATACCAGCACGCTGGCCAGGGCGGCCACTTCGGCGGCGTCCAGGTCATCGAAGGCGCCCAGGCGCAGGGACTGCGAGATCAGCAGGTCCTTCTCGCCGTAGATCCGGCGCAGGCGTTGGCCATCCGGGCTGATTTTGAGCCCGCCGTCCCCGGTGTCCTCCAAATATCCGTAGGCGGACAGGACATCGCAGACCCGGTCGAAGGTTTTGGCGATGGTGTTGGTCCGGCCCTGGATTTGGCGGACCAGCCCGTCCGTTTCGCGCCGCAGCTTCCACCAGCGCTCCGACCACCGCGCGTGGTCTTCCCGTTCGCTGCATCCATGGCAGGGATGCGCCTTCAGGGCCCGGCGCAGGGCGGCAATGCGCTTCTCCTGGTTGGGGAAGGCGGCGCCACGGCCGAAATCGTGGTTGCGGTTCTGCCCGGGAGCGGGCGGCCGGTTCTCACGCAGCGCGTTCCGGACGGAGGACGCAAGATCGCGCCGTGACTTGGGCACTTTGGCATTGAAGGACTTCGGGATGCGGATCCGGGTCACCGGCGCGATGGGACCTTCCAGGTCATCCGTACCAATGCGGCGCAACTGGTTGTCCAGCGTGAGCACGGCAGGCCGGGGTTCGCGGCTGCCGTGGTCGGAGCTGAGGACGACGGCGGGTCCCGGGGCACGTCCGCCGGGAACGTTCACCACGTCCCCCGGCAGGAGACGGGCAAGGGAGTCCCCACTGAGCGATTTCTGGACCCGTGACTTGGTCCGGGATGTGGCACTCTCGGCATCGGAGAGTTCCCTCCGCAGCCGGGCATACTCGGTGAAGTCACCCAGGTGGCAGGTCATGGACTTGGCGTAGCCTGCCAGCGATTCCTCGCGGCTGCGTACCTGCCGGGCCAGCCCCACCACCGAGCGGTCGGCCTGGAACTGGGCAAAGGAGGATTCCAGGATTTCGCGGGCCCGGGACCGGCCAAACTGCGCCAGGAGGTTGATGCTCATGTTGTAGGTGGGCCGGAAGCTCGAGTTGAGCGGGTAGGTGCGCCGGGATGCCAGGCCTGCCACCGCCGTCGGGTCAGTTCCGGGCTGCCACAGCACCACCGCGTGGCCCTCGATGTCGATCCCGCGGCGGCCCGCCCGGCCCGTCAGCTGGGTGTATTCGCCCGCCGTGATGTCCACGTGGGCTTCGCCGTTGAACTTGTCCAGCTTTTCCAGCACCACGGAACGCGCGGGCATGTTGACGCCCAAGGCAAGGGTTTCCGTGGCGAAGACAGCCTTCACCAGTCCGTCGGCGAAGAGCTTCTCCACTACCTCCTTGAAGGTGGGCAGCATCCCCGCGTGGTGGGCGGCAAAACCGCGGACCAGGCCATCCCGCCAGGTCCAGAAGCCCAGGACGTCGAGGTCGTCCGGCGGGATGTCCTGCCCGGCTTCATCGACGCGCTGGGCGATGATCCGCTGCTCCCTTTCCGTGGTGAGCCACAGGCCGGAACCAACACACTGGGCCACCGCTGCTTCGCAGCCGGCGCGGGAAAAGATGAAGGTGATGGCGGGGAGGAGGTCCATCCGGTCCAGGCTCGCGATGACCTGGGGGCGGCTGGCCGGCCGGACGCCCCTGGGCTCTCCGCCCCGCCCCAGGCGGTCGTTTCCGCGCCTGCCGCGTTGGCCGCGGCCTCCGGGGCCTGGACGGCTGCGGAAACTCTGCTGGGTTTCGCTCTGCGCCACCGTGAGCAGGTCCGGGTTGACGTCGAAGCCGCGCCCCTTGGCGTTGTCCGCAGATTTGCCGGGCTTGACCGGTTGCCGGTCCTCATCCTCAACGGGCGGGGCGATCTCGTCAAAGGTGGTCTCCCCGGCGAACAGGTCCATGATTTGCCGGCCCACCATGACGTGCTGCCACAGCGGCACCGGCCGGTGTTCGGAAACGATGATGTCAGTGTCTCCGCGGACGGTGTCCAGCCAGGCGCCGAATTCCTCCGCGTTGGAGACGGTGGCGCTGAGCGAGGCGACCTGTACTTCGGTTGGCAGGTGGATGATGACTTCCTCCCACACTGCACCCCGGAACCGGTCGGCAAGGTAGTGGACTTCATCCATCACCACGTAGCCGAGGTCGTCCAGGGTGGCCGACTCCGCGTACAGCATGTTCCGCAGGACTTCGGTGGTCATGACCACCACCTGGGCATCACCGTTGATGCTGGTGTCCCCGGTGAGGAGGCCGACGTTGTCCGCACCATACTTTTCGGTGAGTTCGCTGAACTTCTGGTTGCTGAGTGCCTTGATGGGCGTGGTGTAGAAGGCCTTCAGGCCACGCTGCAGGGCGAGGTAGATGGCAAATTCCCCCACGATGGTCTTGCCGGCACCGGTCGGGGCCGCCACCAGTACTCCCCTGCCCTCCTGGAGGGAACGGCATGCCTGCTTTTGGAAGTCATCCAGCTCAAAGTCCAGGGTCCTGCTGAACGCTCCGAGGGGGGTGGCGGACTCGGCCCTGCGTTCGGCGCTGGCACGGTAACGCTCAGCGGGAGACAGCTCTTCAGGTTCGATGGGGCCGGTGGAGAAGGGTCCGGTGGTGGAGGACATACCCCAAGCCTAACGGCAGCCTAGAGCTTCTTGAGCTCGCTGCTTGGGGTGGCGATGTCGGCGGTGGCCTCGGTCTCCTCCACTTGCCGGGCCTGGCGGCGGTCGCGGCGCTTGTCGTTCATGATGCAGATGCCGATTGCTGCGAAGAACAGTGCCAGCAGCGGTCCCGCGAGCATGAACATCGATATGGCGTCAGCACCCGGTGCGGCGATCGCAGCCAGGACAAAGACCAGGAAAACCGTGATGCGCCAGGCCTTGAGGATGGTGCGGCCGGACACGATGCCCGCCATGTTGACGCCCACCAGCACCACGGGCACCAGGAAGGCCAGGCCGAGCATCAGCACCATGCGGGTGACGAATTCGATGTAGGTCCTGGCGTCAATGACGCTGGAAGAACCGGCGGGGGTGAACTGGGTCAGCGCGTGGACCACTTGGGGAACCACCAGCCAGCCCACCCAGATTCCGGCCAGGAACAACGGGATGGCGGCGGCCATGTAGCCCAGGGTGTAGCGCCGCTCCTTTGAGGTCAAACCGGGCGTAATGAACGCCCAGAGCTGGTAGATCCAGATGGGGCTGGAGATGACAGCCCCGATCAGGAGCGACATCTGCAGCTTGAAGTCGAAGGGCGACGCGATGGTCCCGAAGTTGATGGCTGCGAGGCCGCCGGTCTCATTCGAAATCCGGTTTACCGGCTCCGCCAGTGCCTTCAGCAGCGGATCGTAAAGTATCCAGCCCCCAATGCCGCCGATGACGACGCCGATTGCCGACTTAATCAGCCGGTTCTTCAGCTCCTTGAGGTGCTCCCAAAGCGACATCCGCCCCTCGGGATTGGCTTTACGGGCCCGCGACAGTGCCACGGGAGGTCAGGCGCGGGTCGACGGCGGAACGTCAGTGCCGTCTGTCGGCTCACCGGGCTTCGCCTTGGGGTGGTTCACGATGGTGCCTTCCACCGGCCCGGAGGCGTCGGTGGTGGAGTCGGCTTTGCCGTCGTTCTTCATTTCCTTGACCTCGGACTTGATGATCCGCATGGACTGGCCCAGGCTGCGGGCCATGGCCGGAAGCTTGGGGGCGGCGAAGAGAAGCAAAGCAACGATGATGATGATTACGATTGGCCAGGGGCCATCAAAGAGTCTTCCCACGGGAAATCCTTTCCTCTAACTACATCCTACTTCTATGTGAAGTCGAGATCTCCGAGCGCCTGCGGCTGGCCCCGGTCCTTTTTGCGCTGCACTCGCCTGCGCCGGCGTTCTTCGCGCCGGGCCAGTTTGGATGCCTCGTAATCATGTCGCATGACAGCGGGTGAGGCAAAAACGGCAGAGCCCGGCACGGTACGTGACAAATCACCGGTTTCGTCCGGGACCTCAATGGAGCCCAGGTGCCCCAGTTTCGCGCCTGCGGCGCTGAGGTCCTTCATGGTCGCCATGAACTGCTGGAAAAGACGGATGCCCAGCAGGACATAGAAAAGAAGGGCTACGGCGACGAGCGCCACCCATATGAGAATCCAGGACCACCAAGGCATGATGAAAAGTCTATCCGGCGTAACTGTCCAGGGCGGCCGCCAGCCAGTCCCGCGCGGCGGCGGCTACATCGGCGGGTGCCAGGATGCGGGCCGCGCCACCGTGCTGGGCCACGAACATCGGCAGCCACCCCGTACTGCCAAACCGGATCTCTGCCACCAGGCCGCCGTCCGGAAGTTCGGCTGTCCGCTCCGCGTAATAATCCTCCGCCAGCCTCCTCCCCTGCCGGGTGAGCTGGACCGTGACGGTTGTGTCGTCGTCGTTCGGGGTGAACAGCTTGGCCGGGACGCCCCTGTCCCGTTCCCCCGCCTTGCCGGCGGGCGCCCCGTTGGGGTGCACGTCCTGCACCCGGTCCAGGCGGAAGTTTCTTAGGCCGTCCACCCGGTGGCACCAGGCTTCGAAGTACCACGTGTTGTCCAGGGAATAAAGCCGCAGTGGGTCAACGTCGCGTTCCGTGACCGCATCCCGCTGCGGTGACAAGTACGTGAGATGGAGCTGCGAACGGGACTCGATGGCCTGGCGGACAGTGGCGTGCGTTTCCGCGTCCGCGGGAGCCACCTGCGGGCCGGCGATGGAAGCAGCGCGCAGGCCTTCCTCCCCCGCGGCGGCCAGGAGCTTCAGGGTGACCGATTCCAGGGCGCCCCCGCCCGGCAGGTCAGGCAGCCCATTGAGTGTCTCAAGCCCGGTCAGCAGCGCGCACGCCTCCTCGACGGTGAACCGGACCGGCTTTTTCAGGTCGAGGTCCTGGGTGATGAAGACGTGGTCGTCCTCCCACTGGATGTCGAGCAGGTCATCCGGATAGCCCCCGGGCAATCCGGAGCAAATGAGAATCCGGAGGTCCGCCTCGAGTTCTTCGCGGGTGACGCCGAAGTGGCGGGCGACATCCTGAATGTGGAGGCCCTGGTTGTGGACCAGGAAGGGCACCAGCTGCAGCATTCGCTTGAGCTGGTCCTCGGAGGTCCCTTTCCTGCCGGTGCGCGCACGGCTGTCGGTGAAGGAGTATGCGGGGACAGGTGCGGCGCTGAAGTCTGCCGCGCCCTGCAGCCGCCGCCGTACGGCCCCGGCAAGTCCGGCTGGTTCCACTGCCAGGGCGTCCGGCCCGTAGGATGCCAGTTCTTCGGCCAGGACTTCCGGGTCGCGGTACTCCAGGACGAGCCGTTCGTAGCCGTCGCGGGGCCGGCCGGAGGCCTGCGCGCCGGCATCCTGGACCGCCCGGCGGCGAAGGGCCAGGAGGTGCCCTTTCCGGACATCCACGACGGCGGTGCGCAGCGGGAGTTCAGGCAGCCGGTCCAGCTCCGCCCGGATGTTGAAGTCGGCCGGCGGCTCGTACTGCTCTCTTGGGAGCGTGCTTACGGCACTGGTGATGCGGGAAAGCCGGAACTGCCGGGCGGCCTTCCGGGTCCGGTCGTAGCCCATCAAGTACCACTGGCCGAAGCGGCTGCCCAGGCCCCAAGGCTCAACAGTCCGTTCTTCTTCCTTGCCCGTGCTGCCTGCCAGGTAGGTGAAGGTCACGGGATGCCGGCCGTGCATGGCTGCCACGATGTCGTCGAAGGCCTGCCCTGCCGGTTTGATCCGGGGCTGGACTCCGGCCGGCAGTTCCACCTCTGCCATCTGCCCGGATGCCTGCAGCTTCCGCAGCGCACTTTGGGCTGCCGTGCCCAGCGCAGCACGCTCCCAGAGCTGGGAAGCCAGCAGGAGGACGGTCCACTCCTCGGGCCCGAGCTCGACATCAGGGAGCCGGTTGGATTCTTTGCCGATCCGGTACCGCGTTGTGGCGGGATCGTCTTCGCTCCAGCCCAGCTCCGTCAATGTCTCGACGTCAAAGCCCATCGCCCGGAGGTCATTCTTGTCCCGCTCGAACATCCGACCGAATGCGACGTCGTTGCCGGACGTGTCGTGGTAGACCTTGTCGCGCAGCTCGCTGCGGCGGAGCCCGTAGCGGGTGTTGAGCAGCGCGATCAACAGGTTGAGGAGGCGTTCAGTGCGGGTTACGGACACGTTGGTTACGTTACTAAACTCCCCGGGGGAAAGCAGAAAGCGCGGCTGGACGGAGGGTCT
Coding sequences within:
- a CDS encoding DEAD/DEAH box helicase translates to MSSTTGPFSTGPIEPEELSPAERYRASAERRAESATPLGAFSRTLDFELDDFQKQACRSLQEGRGVLVAAPTGAGKTIVGEFAIYLALQRGLKAFYTTPIKALSNQKFSELTEKYGADNVGLLTGDTSINGDAQVVVMTTEVLRNMLYAESATLDDLGYVVMDEVHYLADRFRGAVWEEVIIHLPTEVQVASLSATVSNAEEFGAWLDTVRGDTDIIVSEHRPVPLWQHVMVGRQIMDLFAGETTFDEIAPPVEDEDRQPVKPGKSADNAKGRGFDVNPDLLTVAQSETQQSFRSRPGPGGRGQRGRRGNDRLGRGGEPRGVRPASRPQVIASLDRMDLLPAITFIFSRAGCEAAVAQCVGSGLWLTTEREQRIIAQRVDEAGQDIPPDDLDVLGFWTWRDGLVRGFAAHHAGMLPTFKEVVEKLFADGLVKAVFATETLALGVNMPARSVVLEKLDKFNGEAHVDITAGEYTQLTGRAGRRGIDIEGHAVVLWQPGTDPTAVAGLASRRTYPLNSSFRPTYNMSINLLAQFGRSRAREILESSFAQFQADRSVVGLARQVRSREESLAGYAKSMTCHLGDFTEYARLRRELSDAESATSRTKSRVQKSLSGDSLARLLPGDVVNVPGGRAPGPAVVLSSDHGSREPRPAVLTLDNQLRRIGTDDLEGPIAPVTRIRIPKSFNAKVPKSRRDLASSVRNALRENRPPAPGQNRNHDFGRGAAFPNQEKRIAALRRALKAHPCHGCSEREDHARWSERWWKLRRETDGLVRQIQGRTNTIAKTFDRVCDVLSAYGYLEDTGDGGLKISPDGQRLRRIYGEKDLLISQSLRLGAFDDLDAAEVAALASVLVFQAKREDRGLRPRMPSVSLETSVDIVVREWSALEDVEEENKLPLTGEPELGLVWPLYKWARGRHLQDVLSGTDLAAGDFVRWVKQVVDLLDQLAKIPGLDPRLARLCAEAINLIRRGVVAYSSVL
- the tatC gene encoding twin-arginine translocase subunit TatC — encoded protein: MSLWEHLKELKNRLIKSAIGVVIGGIGGWILYDPLLKALAEPVNRISNETGGLAAINFGTIASPFDFKLQMSLLIGAVISSPIWIYQLWAFITPGLTSKERRYTLGYMAAAIPLFLAGIWVGWLVVPQVVHALTQFTPAGSSSVIDARTYIEFVTRMVLMLGLAFLVPVVLVGVNMAGIVSGRTILKAWRITVFLVFVLAAIAAPGADAISMFMLAGPLLALFFAAIGICIMNDKRRDRRQARQVEETEATADIATPSSELKKL
- the tatA gene encoding Sec-independent protein translocase subunit TatA translates to MGRLFDGPWPIVIIIIVALLLFAAPKLPAMARSLGQSMRIIKSEVKEMKNDGKADSTTDASGPVEGTIVNHPKAKPGEPTDGTDVPPSTRA
- a CDS encoding helix-turn-helix transcriptional regulator, with amino-acid sequence MSVTRTERLLNLLIALLNTRYGLRRSELRDKVYHDTSGNDVAFGRMFERDKNDLRAMGFDVETLTELGWSEDDPATTRYRIGKESNRLPDVELGPEEWTVLLLASQLWERAALGTAAQSALRKLQASGQMAEVELPAGVQPRIKPAGQAFDDIVAAMHGRHPVTFTYLAGSTGKEEERTVEPWGLGSRFGQWYLMGYDRTRKAARQFRLSRITSAVSTLPREQYEPPADFNIRAELDRLPELPLRTAVVDVRKGHLLALRRRAVQDAGAQASGRPRDGYERLVLEYRDPEVLAEELASYGPDALAVEPAGLAGAVRRRLQGAADFSAAPVPAYSFTDSRARTGRKGTSEDQLKRMLQLVPFLVHNQGLHIQDVARHFGVTREELEADLRILICSGLPGGYPDDLLDIQWEDDHVFITQDLDLKKPVRFTVEEACALLTGLETLNGLPDLPGGGALESVTLKLLAAAGEEGLRAASIAGPQVAPADAETHATVRQAIESRSQLHLTYLSPQRDAVTERDVDPLRLYSLDNTWYFEAWCHRVDGLRNFRLDRVQDVHPNGAPAGKAGERDRGVPAKLFTPNDDDTTVTVQLTRQGRRLAEDYYAERTAELPDGGLVAEIRFGSTGWLPMFVAQHGGAARILAPADVAAAARDWLAAALDSYAG